A region from the Rhodamnia argentea isolate NSW1041297 chromosome 7, ASM2092103v1, whole genome shotgun sequence genome encodes:
- the LOC115750935 gene encoding protein NRT1/ PTR FAMILY 6.4, whose amino-acid sequence MVLVASKGGSADEGEVVDFRGKPVDKTKTGGWLAAGLILGTELSERICVMGIAMNLVTYLVGDLHIPSAASANIVTNFLGTLNLLGLLGGFLADAKLGRYLTVSIFASITAVGVTMLTLATSISSMRPPPCSDYRQQHHQCIEASGKQLALLYAALYTIALGGGGIKSNVSGFGSDQFDISDPKEEKAMIFFFNRFYFGISVGSLFAVIVLVYIQDNVGRGWGYGISAGTMVIAVTILLSGTPFYRFRKPRGSPLTVIWRVFLLAWTKRTCTYPSHPSLLNQFQNAKVLHTEKFRCLDKAAILDENAGTKESMNDPWIVSTVTEVEEVKLVLKLMPIWSTCILFWTIYSQMTTFTIEQATIMDRNIGSFVVPSGTYSAFLFMTILLFTSLNERVFVPVARRLTRTKQGLTSLQRIGMGLVLSMVAMVAAAIVEKERRKIAVQESKKISAFWLVPQFFFVGAGEAFVYVGQLEFFIREAPERMKSMSTGLFLSAISMGFFLSSLLVSLVDKVTKDSWLKSDLNQGKLNNFYWMLVVLAVLNFLAFLALSMRHQYKVQNYARGDNDGEEELETSNETRADKKENGLIAEEKGELQFA is encoded by the exons atg GTTTTGGTCGCGAGCAAAGGGGGCAGTGCCGATGAAGGGGAAGTGGTCGATTTTCGAGGGAAGCCGGTGGACAAGACGAAGACCGGAGGATGGCTTGCTGCCGGTCTAATCTTAG GAACAGAGCTTTCAGAAAGGATATGTGTAATGGGGATAGCAATGAACTTGGTGACATACTTGGTCGGCGATTTGCATATACCTTCGGCGGCATCTGCCAACATAGTCACCAACTTCTTGGGCACTCTCAACCTTCTTGGTCTTCTTGGTGGCTTCCTGGCTGATGCTAAGCTCGGACGCTACTTGACAGTTTCCATTTTCGCCTCTATAACTGCTGTG GGTGTGACTATGTTGACTCTGGCCACTTCGATAAGTAGCATGAGACCTCCTCCATGCAGTGACTACAGACAGCAACATCATCAGTGCATTGAGGCTAGTGGCAAGCAACTTGCTCTGCTCTATGCTGCGCTCTACACCATTGCGCTGGGTGGCGGCGGCATAAAGTCTAATGTCTCTGGTTTTGGGTCTGATCAGTTCGACATCTCAGATCCCAAGGAAGAGAAGGCCATGATCTTTTTCTTCAACAGGTTCTATTTCGGGATCagcgtcggatcgttatttgcGGTAATAGTGCTCGTGTACATACAAGACAACGTCGGAAGAGGATGGGGATATGGTATATCAGCAGGGACAATGGTAATTGCGGTGACCATATTACTAAGCGGGACGCCGTTTTATCGGTTCAGGAAGCCGCGAGGAAGCCCTTTAACTGTCATTTGGAGGGTGTTCTTGCTGGCTTGGACGAAAAGGACTTGCACTTATCCTTCTCACCCAAGCCTTCTAAATCAGTTCCAGAATGCCAAGGTCCTCCACACAGAGAAATTCAG GTGCCTTGATAAGGCGGCGATCCTAGATGAGAATGCTGGTACTAAGGAAAGCATGAACGACCCGTGGATAGTTTCTACCGTGACGGAAGTTGAAGAGGTAAAGCTAGTACTGAAGCTAATGCCCATCTGGTCCACCTGCATCCTCTTCTGGACAATTTATTCCCAGATGACTACCTTCACAATTGAGCAAGCTACGATCATGGACAGAAATATCGGTTCTTTTGTCGTCCCTTCTGGAACTTACTCCGCATTCCTCTTCATGACGATTCTTCTCTTTACTTCTCTAAATGAGAGGGTTTTTGTCCCTGTGGCCCGAAGGCTCACCCGCACGAAGCAAGGACTCACAAGCCTGCAGAGAATCGGGATGGGACTTGTTCTGTCGATGGTTGCAATGGTGGCGGCAGCTATTGTcgagaaggagaggaggaaaaTCGCCGttcaagaaagcaaaaagataaGTGCTTTTTGGTTAGTCCCGCAGTTCTTCTTTGTGGGTGCCGGGGAAGCTTTTGTCTACGTCGGCCAACTCGAGTTTTTCATTAGAGAGGCACCGGAAAGGATGAAGTCCATGAGCACAGGGCTTTTCTTAAGTGCAATTTCGATGGGATTCTTCCTGAGCAGCTTGTTGGTGTCCCTTGTAGACAAAGTAACAAAAGATAGCTGGCTCAAAAGCGATTTGAATCAGGGGAAGCTCAACAACTTCTACTGGATGCTCGTGGTCTTAGCAGTGCTAAACTTCCTGGCTTTCCTGGCCTTGTCGATGAGGCACCAGTACAAAGTCCAGAATTACGCTAGGGGCGACAATGACGGCGAAGAGGAACTCGAGACTTCAAATGAGACGAGAGCCGACAAGAAGGAAAACGGGCTAATCGCTGAAGAGAAAGGAGAACTTCAGTTTGCGTGA